The proteins below are encoded in one region of Scatophagus argus isolate fScaArg1 chromosome 24, fScaArg1.pri, whole genome shotgun sequence:
- the ddx4 gene encoding probable ATP-dependent RNA helicase DDX4 isoform X1, translating to MDEWEEEEANTTTTATTKTSHSSVEDGGNWSNIGGERGGFRGRGGRGRSRGFGRNDHSGGDNGVCENEFMGGRRGGGGRGVGFIGGGFGRGGGQNGKGGFGGGYRGKDEVFAQWEDKENKDTSNGDKPKVTYIPPTLPEDEDSIFAHYETGINFDKYDDIMVEVSGTSPPQAIMTFDEAGLCESLRKTVSRSGYVKPTPVQKHGIPIISAGRDLMACAQTGSGKTAAFLLPILQQLMVDGVAASSFSELQEPEAIIVAPTRELINQIYLEARKFAFGTCVRPVVVYGGVSTGYQIREISRGCNVLCGTPGRLLDMIGRGKVGLSKVRYFVLDEADRMLDMGFEPDMRRLVGSPGMPSKENRQTLMFSATYPEDIQRMAADFLKTDYLFLAVGVVGGACSDVEQTFVQVTKFSKREQLLDLLKATGTERTMVFVETKRQADFIATYLCQEKVPTTSIHGDREQREREQALADFRSGKCPVLVATSVAARGLDIPDVQHVVNYDLPNNIDEYVHRIGRTGRCGNIGRAVSFYDPNADGQLARSLVTVLSKAQQEVPSWLEESAFSGTGSMGFNSSKNFASSDSRKDLSRLLRLQLMKIGNRGGILEQHNIDLSYFSVQMFSLL from the exons ATGGGGGCAATTGGAGCAATATaggaggagaaagaggtggTTTTAGAGGTAGAGGAGGCAGAG GACGCAGCAGAGGTTTTGGCAGAAATGATCACAGTG GAGGTGATAATGGAGTGTGTGAAAATG AGTTTATGGGAGGAAGGCGAGGAGGCGGCGGCAGAGGGGTTGGTTTCATAGGAGGTGGTTTCGGACGAG GTGGTGGCCAGAATGGGAAAGGAGGCTTTGGAGGAG gctACCGTGGAAAAGATGAGGTCTTTGCTCAGT gggaagacaaagaaaataaggatACCAGCAATGGTGACA AACCGAAGGTCACTTATATTCCCCCAACCCTCCCCGAAGATGAAGATTCAATTTTTGCCCACTATGAGACAGGCATCAACTTTGACAAATATGATGATATCATGGTGGAGGTCAGTGGAACCAGTCCACCGCAGGCTATCATG aCTTTTGATGAGGCAGGTTTGTGTGAGTCCCTGAGGAAGACTGTCAGCAGGTCTGGTTATGTGAAGCCAACCCCTGTGCAGAAACATGGCATCCCAATCATCTCTGCTGGTAGAGATCTCATGGCCTGTGCCCAGACAGGTTCTGGTAAAACG GCTGCGTTCCTGCTTCCTATTCTCCAGCAGCTGATGGTAGACGGCGTGGCAGCAAGTTCCTTCAGTGAGCTACAGGAACCTGAAGCCATCATTGTTGCCCCAACCAGGGAGCTCATCAACCAGATTTACCTTGAGGCCAGGAAGTTTGCCTTTGG GACATGTGTGCGTCCTGTAGTGGTTTATGGTGGAGTTAGCACTGGATACCAAATAAGAGAGATTTCAAGGGGGTGCAATGTGCTGTGTGGAACGCCAGGGAGACTGTTGGATATGATTGGAAGAGGGAAG GTTGGGTTGAGTAAGGTGAGGTACTTTGTGCTGGACGAGGCTGACAGGATGTTGGATATGGGTTTTGAGCCTGACATGCGCCGCCTTGTGGGCTCGCCTGGCATGCCATCTAAAGAGAACCGTCAAACTTTGATGTTCAGTGCCACCTACCCTGAGGACATTCAGAG GATGGCTGCTGATTTCCTCAAAACTGACTATTTGTTCTTGGCTGTGGGGGTTGTGGGCGGAGCCTGCAGTGATGTGGAGCAGACATTTGTCCAAGTCACCAAGTTCTCCAAGAGGGAGCAGCTCCTTGACCTCCTCAAGGCGACTG GAACAGAGCGCACCATGGTGTTTGTGGAGACCAAGAGACAAGCTGATTTTATTGCTACTTACCTGTGTCAGGAAAAGGTTCCGACTACCAGCATTCATGG TGACCGTGAGCAGCGGGAGCGAGAGCAGGCTCTGGCAGACTTCCGCTCGGGCAAATGTCCGGTCCTGGTGGCAACCTCTGTAGCTGCCCGCGGACTGGATATTCCAGATGTACAACATGTGGTGAACTATGACCTCCCCAACAACATTGACGAATATGTCCACCGTATTGGGCGAACTGGTCGCTGTGGCAACATTGGAAGGGCGGTATCTTTCTATGACCCGAATGCTGATGGTCAGCTGGCTCGCTCCTTGGTCACAGTCCTGTCCAAG GCCCAGCAGGAAGTGCCCTCATGGTTAGAGGAGTCTGCGTTCAGTGGCACTGGTAGCATGGGCTTCAACTCTTCGAAGAACTTTGCCTCCTCAGACTCCAGGAAG GATCTTTCCCGGCTGCTCAGACTGCAACTGATGAAGATTGGGAATAGAGGGGGGATATTAGAGCAGCATAACATTGACCTgagttatttttctgttcagatGTTCAGCTTGTTGTAG
- the ddx4 gene encoding probable ATP-dependent RNA helicase DDX4 isoform X2, translated as MDEWEEEEANTTTTATTKTSHSSVEDGGNWSNIGGERGGFRGRGGRGRSRGFGRNDHSGGDNGVCENEFMGGRRGGGGRGVGFIGGGFGRGGGQNGKGGFGGGYRGKDEVFAQWEDKENKDTSNGDKPKVTYIPPTLPEDEDSIFAHYETGINFDKYDDIMVEVSGTSPPQAIMTFDEAGLCESLRKTVSRSGYVKPTPVQKHGIPIISAGRDLMACAQTGSGKTAAFLLPILQQLMVDGVAASSFSELQEPEAIIVAPTRELINQIYLEARKFAFGTCVRPVVVYGGVSTGYQIREISRGCNVLCGTPGRLLDMIGRGKVGLSKVRYFVLDEADRMLDMGFEPDMRRLVGSPGMPSKENRQTLMFSATYPEDIQRMAADFLKTDYLFLAVGVVGGACSDVEQTFVQVTKFSKREQLLDLLKATERTMVFVETKRQADFIATYLCQEKVPTTSIHGDREQREREQALADFRSGKCPVLVATSVAARGLDIPDVQHVVNYDLPNNIDEYVHRIGRTGRCGNIGRAVSFYDPNADGQLARSLVTVLSKAQQEVPSWLEESAFSGTGSMGFNSSKNFASSDSRKDLSRLLRLQLMKIGNRGGILEQHNIDLSYFSVQMFSLL; from the exons ATGGGGGCAATTGGAGCAATATaggaggagaaagaggtggTTTTAGAGGTAGAGGAGGCAGAG GACGCAGCAGAGGTTTTGGCAGAAATGATCACAGTG GAGGTGATAATGGAGTGTGTGAAAATG AGTTTATGGGAGGAAGGCGAGGAGGCGGCGGCAGAGGGGTTGGTTTCATAGGAGGTGGTTTCGGACGAG GTGGTGGCCAGAATGGGAAAGGAGGCTTTGGAGGAG gctACCGTGGAAAAGATGAGGTCTTTGCTCAGT gggaagacaaagaaaataaggatACCAGCAATGGTGACA AACCGAAGGTCACTTATATTCCCCCAACCCTCCCCGAAGATGAAGATTCAATTTTTGCCCACTATGAGACAGGCATCAACTTTGACAAATATGATGATATCATGGTGGAGGTCAGTGGAACCAGTCCACCGCAGGCTATCATG aCTTTTGATGAGGCAGGTTTGTGTGAGTCCCTGAGGAAGACTGTCAGCAGGTCTGGTTATGTGAAGCCAACCCCTGTGCAGAAACATGGCATCCCAATCATCTCTGCTGGTAGAGATCTCATGGCCTGTGCCCAGACAGGTTCTGGTAAAACG GCTGCGTTCCTGCTTCCTATTCTCCAGCAGCTGATGGTAGACGGCGTGGCAGCAAGTTCCTTCAGTGAGCTACAGGAACCTGAAGCCATCATTGTTGCCCCAACCAGGGAGCTCATCAACCAGATTTACCTTGAGGCCAGGAAGTTTGCCTTTGG GACATGTGTGCGTCCTGTAGTGGTTTATGGTGGAGTTAGCACTGGATACCAAATAAGAGAGATTTCAAGGGGGTGCAATGTGCTGTGTGGAACGCCAGGGAGACTGTTGGATATGATTGGAAGAGGGAAG GTTGGGTTGAGTAAGGTGAGGTACTTTGTGCTGGACGAGGCTGACAGGATGTTGGATATGGGTTTTGAGCCTGACATGCGCCGCCTTGTGGGCTCGCCTGGCATGCCATCTAAAGAGAACCGTCAAACTTTGATGTTCAGTGCCACCTACCCTGAGGACATTCAGAG GATGGCTGCTGATTTCCTCAAAACTGACTATTTGTTCTTGGCTGTGGGGGTTGTGGGCGGAGCCTGCAGTGATGTGGAGCAGACATTTGTCCAAGTCACCAAGTTCTCCAAGAGGGAGCAGCTCCTTGACCTCCTCAAGGCGACTG AGCGCACCATGGTGTTTGTGGAGACCAAGAGACAAGCTGATTTTATTGCTACTTACCTGTGTCAGGAAAAGGTTCCGACTACCAGCATTCATGG TGACCGTGAGCAGCGGGAGCGAGAGCAGGCTCTGGCAGACTTCCGCTCGGGCAAATGTCCGGTCCTGGTGGCAACCTCTGTAGCTGCCCGCGGACTGGATATTCCAGATGTACAACATGTGGTGAACTATGACCTCCCCAACAACATTGACGAATATGTCCACCGTATTGGGCGAACTGGTCGCTGTGGCAACATTGGAAGGGCGGTATCTTTCTATGACCCGAATGCTGATGGTCAGCTGGCTCGCTCCTTGGTCACAGTCCTGTCCAAG GCCCAGCAGGAAGTGCCCTCATGGTTAGAGGAGTCTGCGTTCAGTGGCACTGGTAGCATGGGCTTCAACTCTTCGAAGAACTTTGCCTCCTCAGACTCCAGGAAG GATCTTTCCCGGCTGCTCAGACTGCAACTGATGAAGATTGGGAATAGAGGGGGGATATTAGAGCAGCATAACATTGACCTgagttatttttctgttcagatGTTCAGCTTGTTGTAG
- the LOC124055608 gene encoding ankyrin repeat domain-containing protein 10-like isoform X2 has translation MSLGVEPDLSSDELFISRFPIHRACRDGDVGALVSLLKHFSNQALLTIEDARYGWTPIHWAAHYGQLECVVRLVQMGCEVNTVTSRFNQTPIHTAAFGGHPHCVVWLTRAGADVNRQDFVGEAPIHKAARSGSLECIQVLLIAGAKPHLRNASGQTAADLAHAHGFHECFCFISKTPLNGLEANGVQNANSAPCGRDLLSRKRLLTALDTGHMKKARRVDNVLVQMQSSGGEELESINMESTEELNSDDTKATTNGHQQTLPYADKDESPKSHSSPSSPLAMCGSLHLTSSPSSSVSHRPAWWGPMGADYADFLHYGHYHGFGDTAEELSYSNSI, from the exons ATGTCTTTGGGAGTAGAACCCGATTTATCTAGCGATGAGTTGTTTATCAGCCGGTTTCCCATCCACCGCGCTTGTCGGGATGGAGATGTTGGAGCACTGGTCTCACTGTTAAAGCATTTCTCAAACCAGGCTCTTCTGACTATTGAGGACGCCCGCTATGGTTGGACCCCCATACACTGGGCTGCTCACTACGGACAG CTCGAATGCGTGGTGCGCCTGGTGCAGATGGGTTGTGAGGTGAACACGGTGACCAGCCGCTTCAACCAGACACCAATACACACTGCAGCATTTGGAGGACATCCTCACTGTGTGGTGTGGCTGACACGGGCCGGAGCTGATGTCAACCGACAG GATTTTGTAGGGGAGGCCCCAATCCACAAGGCAGCTCGGTCAGGTAGCTTGGAGTGTATCCAGGTCCTTTTGATAGCAGGTGCTAAACCACA TTTAAGGAATGCTAGTGGGCAGACTGCAGCAGACCTGGCCCACGCGCACGGCTTCCATGAATGTTTCTGCTTCATTTCCAAAACTCCACTCAATGGACTCGAAGCGAATGGCGTGCAGAATGCAAACAGCGCCCCGTGTGGTCGGGACTTGTTGAGCAGGAAGAGGCTGCTGACTGCCCTGGACACCGGTCACATGAAGAAAGCCAGGAGAGTTGATA ATGTGTTGGTGCAGATGCAAAGTAGTGGAGGTGAGGAGTTGGAGAGCATTAACATGGAGTCTACAGAGGAGCTCAACTCAG atgACACCAAAGCCACCACCAATGGCCATCAACAAACACTGCCTTATGCTGACAAGGATGAGTCACCCAAAAGCCActcctcaccttcctccccTCTAGCCATGTGTGGTTCGCTGCATTTGACCAGTAGTCCCAGCAGCTCCGTGTCCCATCGGCCGGCCTGGTGGGGTCCGATGGGTGCAGATTATGCGGACTTCCTGCATTACGGACACTACCATGGCTTTggagacacagcagaggagctgagTTACAGCAACAGCATCTAG
- the LOC124055608 gene encoding ankyrin repeat domain-containing protein 10-like isoform X1 produces MSLGVEPDLSSDELFISRFPIHRACRDGDVGALVSLLKHFSNQALLTIEDARYGWTPIHWAAHYGQLECVVRLVQMGCEVNTVTSRFNQTPIHTAAFGGHPHCVVWLTRAGADVNRQDFVGEAPIHKAARSGSLECIQVLLIAGAKPHLRNASGQTAADLAHAHGFHECFCFISKTPLNGLEANGVQNANSAPCGRDLLSRKRLLTALDTGHMKKARRVDNVLVQMQSSGGEELESINMESTEELNSADDTKATTNGHQQTLPYADKDESPKSHSSPSSPLAMCGSLHLTSSPSSSVSHRPAWWGPMGADYADFLHYGHYHGFGDTAEELSYSNSI; encoded by the exons ATGTCTTTGGGAGTAGAACCCGATTTATCTAGCGATGAGTTGTTTATCAGCCGGTTTCCCATCCACCGCGCTTGTCGGGATGGAGATGTTGGAGCACTGGTCTCACTGTTAAAGCATTTCTCAAACCAGGCTCTTCTGACTATTGAGGACGCCCGCTATGGTTGGACCCCCATACACTGGGCTGCTCACTACGGACAG CTCGAATGCGTGGTGCGCCTGGTGCAGATGGGTTGTGAGGTGAACACGGTGACCAGCCGCTTCAACCAGACACCAATACACACTGCAGCATTTGGAGGACATCCTCACTGTGTGGTGTGGCTGACACGGGCCGGAGCTGATGTCAACCGACAG GATTTTGTAGGGGAGGCCCCAATCCACAAGGCAGCTCGGTCAGGTAGCTTGGAGTGTATCCAGGTCCTTTTGATAGCAGGTGCTAAACCACA TTTAAGGAATGCTAGTGGGCAGACTGCAGCAGACCTGGCCCACGCGCACGGCTTCCATGAATGTTTCTGCTTCATTTCCAAAACTCCACTCAATGGACTCGAAGCGAATGGCGTGCAGAATGCAAACAGCGCCCCGTGTGGTCGGGACTTGTTGAGCAGGAAGAGGCTGCTGACTGCCCTGGACACCGGTCACATGAAGAAAGCCAGGAGAGTTGATA ATGTGTTGGTGCAGATGCAAAGTAGTGGAGGTGAGGAGTTGGAGAGCATTAACATGGAGTCTACAGAGGAGCTCAACTCAG cagatgACACCAAAGCCACCACCAATGGCCATCAACAAACACTGCCTTATGCTGACAAGGATGAGTCACCCAAAAGCCActcctcaccttcctccccTCTAGCCATGTGTGGTTCGCTGCATTTGACCAGTAGTCCCAGCAGCTCCGTGTCCCATCGGCCGGCCTGGTGGGGTCCGATGGGTGCAGATTATGCGGACTTCCTGCATTACGGACACTACCATGGCTTTggagacacagcagaggagctgagTTACAGCAACAGCATCTAG
- the ddx4 gene encoding probable ATP-dependent RNA helicase DDX4 isoform X3, with the protein MDEWEEEEANTTTTATTKTSHSSVEDGGNWSNIGGERGGFRGRGGRGRSRGFGRNDHSGGDNGVCENEFMGGRRGGGGRGVGFIGGGFGRGGGQNGKGGFGGGYRGKDEVFAQWEDKENKDTSNGDKPKVTYIPPTLPEDEDSIFAHYETGINFDKYDDIMVEVSGTSPPQAIMTFDEAGLCESLRKTVSRSGYVKPTPVQKHGIPIISAGRDLMACAQTGSGKTAAFLLPILQQLMVDGVAASSFSELQEPEAIIVAPTRELINQIYLEARKFAFGTCVRPVVVYGGVSTGYQIREISRGCNVLCGTPGRLLDMIGRGKVGLSKVRYFVLDEADRMLDMGFEPDMRRLVGSPGMPSKENRQTLMFSATYPEDIQRMAADFLKTDYLFLAVGVVGGACSDVEQTFVQVTKFSKREQLLDLLKATGTERTMVFVETKRQADFIATYLCQEKVPTTSIHGDREQREREQALADFRSGKCPVLVATSVAARGLDIPDVQHVVNYDLPNNIDEYVHRIGRTGRCGNIGRAVSFYDPNADGQLARSLVTVLSKAQQEVPSWLEESAFSGTGSMGFNSSKNFASSDSRKEGSFPAAQTATDEDWE; encoded by the exons ATGGGGGCAATTGGAGCAATATaggaggagaaagaggtggTTTTAGAGGTAGAGGAGGCAGAG GACGCAGCAGAGGTTTTGGCAGAAATGATCACAGTG GAGGTGATAATGGAGTGTGTGAAAATG AGTTTATGGGAGGAAGGCGAGGAGGCGGCGGCAGAGGGGTTGGTTTCATAGGAGGTGGTTTCGGACGAG GTGGTGGCCAGAATGGGAAAGGAGGCTTTGGAGGAG gctACCGTGGAAAAGATGAGGTCTTTGCTCAGT gggaagacaaagaaaataaggatACCAGCAATGGTGACA AACCGAAGGTCACTTATATTCCCCCAACCCTCCCCGAAGATGAAGATTCAATTTTTGCCCACTATGAGACAGGCATCAACTTTGACAAATATGATGATATCATGGTGGAGGTCAGTGGAACCAGTCCACCGCAGGCTATCATG aCTTTTGATGAGGCAGGTTTGTGTGAGTCCCTGAGGAAGACTGTCAGCAGGTCTGGTTATGTGAAGCCAACCCCTGTGCAGAAACATGGCATCCCAATCATCTCTGCTGGTAGAGATCTCATGGCCTGTGCCCAGACAGGTTCTGGTAAAACG GCTGCGTTCCTGCTTCCTATTCTCCAGCAGCTGATGGTAGACGGCGTGGCAGCAAGTTCCTTCAGTGAGCTACAGGAACCTGAAGCCATCATTGTTGCCCCAACCAGGGAGCTCATCAACCAGATTTACCTTGAGGCCAGGAAGTTTGCCTTTGG GACATGTGTGCGTCCTGTAGTGGTTTATGGTGGAGTTAGCACTGGATACCAAATAAGAGAGATTTCAAGGGGGTGCAATGTGCTGTGTGGAACGCCAGGGAGACTGTTGGATATGATTGGAAGAGGGAAG GTTGGGTTGAGTAAGGTGAGGTACTTTGTGCTGGACGAGGCTGACAGGATGTTGGATATGGGTTTTGAGCCTGACATGCGCCGCCTTGTGGGCTCGCCTGGCATGCCATCTAAAGAGAACCGTCAAACTTTGATGTTCAGTGCCACCTACCCTGAGGACATTCAGAG GATGGCTGCTGATTTCCTCAAAACTGACTATTTGTTCTTGGCTGTGGGGGTTGTGGGCGGAGCCTGCAGTGATGTGGAGCAGACATTTGTCCAAGTCACCAAGTTCTCCAAGAGGGAGCAGCTCCTTGACCTCCTCAAGGCGACTG GAACAGAGCGCACCATGGTGTTTGTGGAGACCAAGAGACAAGCTGATTTTATTGCTACTTACCTGTGTCAGGAAAAGGTTCCGACTACCAGCATTCATGG TGACCGTGAGCAGCGGGAGCGAGAGCAGGCTCTGGCAGACTTCCGCTCGGGCAAATGTCCGGTCCTGGTGGCAACCTCTGTAGCTGCCCGCGGACTGGATATTCCAGATGTACAACATGTGGTGAACTATGACCTCCCCAACAACATTGACGAATATGTCCACCGTATTGGGCGAACTGGTCGCTGTGGCAACATTGGAAGGGCGGTATCTTTCTATGACCCGAATGCTGATGGTCAGCTGGCTCGCTCCTTGGTCACAGTCCTGTCCAAG GCCCAGCAGGAAGTGCCCTCATGGTTAGAGGAGTCTGCGTTCAGTGGCACTGGTAGCATGGGCTTCAACTCTTCGAAGAACTTTGCCTCCTCAGACTCCAGGAAG GAAGGATCTTTCCCGGCTGCTCAGACTGCAACTGATGAAGATTGGGAATAG
- the ccdc14 gene encoding uncharacterized protein ccdc14: protein MKEIAKSKAVTSGRLTGRAKVQPARRRAIRNPGPALCPEPAYSLYSTDSEDQVTSLHKGLDQCAALLSGILQVAGKAEALPGLPREVKSTAAKSRKSASPTKKTIKKLYTQTEQKSGRSVQRGPGSTAPIRHQSTAPPAHSGVRLHPPQKQLQTLLQSPSHCQTLPIPSTPKPHPQTSIPPTLTTTSPPQTTVPPPQINCQSACKALHTHCNTEWDRKEEDFVPVRDVSAQSTATDTHTAVGHTHSHIHTCTFKMSDMQLGPGEADKVPQDTDSREDYSAEKEGTLKTVQYLLGELKTLIAGQGSVAKMLLSHLEQTVSSPLNAGGSNIQTEPHLSSLHSQNTQLWRIQNQQLKEEKAQRQQNMETPCNSEALALQEELNTARLQLQELRDELAELQEALQDTQSQLRDREAKNTLIKSDLDATRSRLLDSEREKSELASLARQRLEEIEHLNRALQRQNSSDFTTAVDSSVSDTLTKQHFEQHQHGLNPAEPPADRITQYVMSLGQLEPTYARHLCVAAEGERNTLEQNKLTSVQLRDALSHSNARAQQVDKLSETSALHQNTHPTLNQSHCLDKVQSCGRWLHKELDQLPNSKQSQCDVESVCSDWSMRSGSTFDTRDEAVFRDGLSALDASIASLQKSIQLDLWK from the exons ATGAAAGAAATAGCTAAAAGCAAG GCGGTGACATCAGGAaggctgacaggaagagccAAAGTGCAGCCGGCCAGGAGACG AGCGATTCGAAATCCAGGACCAGCACTCTGCCCTGAACCAGCCTACTCTCTGTACTCAACAGACTCTGAAGACCAG gtcACTTCTCTCCACAAGGGTCTGGACCAGTGTGCTGCCTTGCTCAGTGGTATCCTTCAGGTGGCTGGGAAAGCAG AAGCCCTGCCAGGTCTTCCCAGAGAAGTGAAGAGTACAGCAGCCAAATCAAGAAAATCTGCTTCACCGACGAAGAAGACCATCAAGAAACTTTATACACAGACAG AACAGAAGAGTGGTCGGTCAGTCCAGCGTGGACCAGGCAGCACAGCTCCAATTAGACATCAGTCTACTGCTCCACCTGCACACTCAGGAGTGAGGCTCCACCCCCCACAGAAACAACTCCAAACCCTGCTGCAATCTCCTTCACACTGCCAAACACTACCCATCCCATCCACCCCGAAACCCCACCCTCAGACCTCCATCCCTCCAACCCTCACCACCACCTCTCCACCCCAGACCACTGTCCCTCCGCCCCAGATTAACTGCCAGTCTGCCTGTAAAgctcttcacacacactgcaacacagaaTGGGATAGAAAAGAGGAGGACTTCGTTCCTGTCAGAGACGTCAGTGCCCAAAGCActgccacagacacacacacagctgtcggacacacgcactcacacatacacacctgtaCCTTCAAGATGTCAGACATGCAGTTGGGGCCTGGGGAGGCTGATAAAGTTCCTCaggacacagacagcagagaagacTACAGTGCAGAGAAAGAAGGGACATTGAAGACAGTTCAGTATCTGCTGGGAGAACTCAAGACTCTGATCGCTGGTCAAG gtagTGTAGCAAAGATGCTGCTCAGCCATCTAGAACAGACTGTGTCCTCACCTCTGAATGCTGGTGGTTCAAACATCCAGACTGAACCACACCTGTCATCACTGCACAGCCAGAACACTCAGCTCtggag gattcAAAACCAGCAGTTGAAGGAGGAGAAagcacagagacaacagaaCATGGAGACACCCTGTAACTCAGAAG CGTTGGCTCTGCAGGAGGAGCTCAATACAGCTCGACTGCAACTGCAGGAGCTCCGGGATGAACTCGCAGAACTACAAGAAGCACTTCAGGACACACAGAGccagctgagagacagagaagcaaaGAATACACTCATCAAGTCAG actTGGATGCCACTAGAAGCAGGTTGCtggacagtgagagagagaagagtgagtTAGCCTCACTTGCCCGGCAAAGACTTGAAGAAATAGAACATCTTAACAG GGCTCTTCAGAGGCAGAATTCATCAGATTTTACTACCGCTGTTGACAGCTCAGTGTCAGATACTctaacaaaacaacattttgagcAACACCAGCACGGACTGAATCCCGCAGAGCCCCCCGCTGACCGGATCACCCAATACGTGATGTCTCTCGGTCAGCTGGAGCCCACGTACGCCAGGCATCTGTGCGTGGCCGCCGAGGGAGAAAGAAACACGCTAGAGCAAAATAAACTGACCTCAGTCCAGCTGAGAGACGCATTATCACATTCTAATGCCAGAGCTCAGCAAGTTGACAAACTTTCAGAGACTTCAGCCCTTCACCAAAACACTCATCCAACTCTCAACCAGTCACATTGTTTAGATAAAGTCCAGTCATGTGGGCGATGGTTGCACAAGGAGCTTGACCAACTGCCGAACTCCAAACAGTCCCAGTGTGATGTGGAATCTGTGTGTTCCGATTGGAGCATGAGGTCAGGGTCGACCTTTGACACCAGAGATGAGGCGGTGTTCAGAGATGGCCTGTCAGCTCTGGATGCTAGCATAGCCAGTTTACAGAAGAGTATCCAACTAGATCTGTGGAAGTGA